Proteins found in one Vagococcus carniphilus genomic segment:
- a CDS encoding DUF1801 domain-containing protein, with protein MDKIENYLEAIDEKRKEPFRKLYEIVKENMPDGFEEEFLYGMISFVVPLKTYPNGYLNRKDEPIPFISLAAQKNHIALYHMGIMGQDSLLKWFQEEYAKQVPTKLNMGKSCIRMTNVKHIPYELIGELVTKMSLEESLENYEKYTNQKEADPKVS; from the coding sequence ATGGATAAAATAGAGAATTATTTAGAGGCCATTGATGAAAAACGCAAAGAGCCATTTAGAAAATTGTATGAAATTGTTAAAGAAAATATGCCAGATGGATTTGAAGAGGAATTTCTATACGGTATGATTTCCTTCGTTGTACCTTTGAAAACTTATCCAAATGGTTATTTGAATCGAAAAGATGAACCAATTCCGTTTATTTCTCTTGCTGCTCAAAAAAATCATATTGCTTTATATCATATGGGAATTATGGGACAAGACTCTTTACTTAAGTGGTTTCAAGAAGAATATGCCAAACAAGTTCCAACCAAACTCAATATGGGAAAAAGCTGTATTCGTATGACGAACGTCAAGCATATTCCCTATGAGTTAATTGGTGAATTAGTTACAAAGATGTCATTAGAAGAATCGCTAGAAAATTATGAAAAGTATACCAATCAAAAAGAGGCTGACCCAAAAGTCTCTTAA
- a CDS encoding DUF1002 domain-containing protein: protein MKKIKLLSLSALLFAALGAGTISYADEKTKDEGWDVPNIALGNGLNESEKAKTNEILTKDLDKVPELKGTDVTKNNQFIVDGNDLVKYVTDVPEFTANSKAYSSALIARTKSGTGVNVEIVTPENITARTEAMYRSAAITSGVYDAYIRIASVRTMDGSGALAGIYKIYDEVDPAADGNDQKSRDEKREVAQEQMKVVSSIDEANQDKKDYSSENVLVMLADIQLELQKMNKKLDEMSQENKQQEVGKVVDKQIEKNGLTDVITPEQKTEIVNNMVSFTGTDAMTDSEMTKQLSGFKDDIMKNGKEFKDNLLSDENVEKAKTGISGVWQSVKDFFSNLFN, encoded by the coding sequence ATGAAAAAAATAAAATTATTATCATTAAGCGCATTACTTTTTGCAGCGCTAGGAGCGGGAACTATTTCTTATGCAGATGAGAAGACCAAGGATGAAGGCTGGGATGTTCCAAATATTGCTTTAGGAAACGGCTTGAATGAATCGGAGAAAGCAAAAACAAATGAAATCTTAACGAAAGATTTAGATAAAGTGCCTGAATTAAAAGGAACAGATGTTACTAAAAACAATCAATTTATTGTAGATGGAAATGATTTGGTGAAATATGTAACTGATGTTCCAGAATTCACTGCTAATTCAAAAGCTTATTCAAGTGCTTTAATTGCTAGAACCAAAAGTGGAACAGGCGTTAACGTTGAAATTGTTACACCTGAAAATATTACTGCAAGAACAGAAGCAATGTATCGTTCAGCAGCTATTACCAGTGGTGTCTATGATGCTTACATTCGTATAGCGAGTGTTAGAACAATGGATGGAAGTGGTGCTTTAGCGGGAATTTACAAAATTTATGACGAAGTAGACCCAGCAGCAGATGGTAACGATCAAAAAAGTCGTGATGAAAAACGTGAAGTTGCCCAAGAGCAAATGAAAGTTGTTTCTTCTATCGATGAAGCAAATCAGGATAAAAAAGATTATTCTTCTGAAAACGTACTAGTTATGCTTGCTGATATTCAGCTAGAGTTACAAAAGATGAATAAAAAATTAGATGAGATGTCTCAAGAAAATAAACAACAAGAAGTTGGAAAAGTAGTAGATAAACAAATTGAAAAAAATGGTTTAACCGATGTTATTACACCAGAACAAAAAACAGAAATTGTTAATAATATGGTTTCCTTTACTGGAACAGATGCCATGACTGACTCTGAGATGACTAAACAATTATCTGGTTTTAAAGATGATATTATGAAGAATGGTAAAGAGTTTAAAGATAATTTATTATCAGATGAAAATGTAGAAAAAGCTAAAACAGGTATTTCTGGCGTATGGCAAAGTGTTAAAGATTTCTTTTCAAATTTATTTAACTAA
- a CDS encoding helix-turn-helix domain-containing protein, translating to MTDNFPYISGDYFSEKYQPFELTLTNETLFKTEKEHFRNEIEYIFVSDGLGSIEINGAVVSIKKGDFIQLMPYHVHRFIFEKEESIQIVKIRFSIGLLLYTSTNKKNYLKFIQSLENSIPVVHLNERFQRRLAFIFEETIFDINEGKKGLETLYISLISFISYAYYYHYNQLIEEKEKQHLGGRMLQYIQFHHQEQLTINQVADVFSLGPEEVKEILYDLTGFSFTQLLNQVRIRNAVALTQFNELSINQIGKICGYQTDSAFYKQFKLLENKTPECYRQEIKGQEDIQSDAFEIFLFLMEYLCEPITINELAKKLNFSEKKINNRLKEAFNLNFHDFYTKLRIVAARNLLISMPLKVEEVALKMGFQDRLTFSRNFKKVFGVTPSQYKKTKEEDKILIFY from the coding sequence ATGACAGATAATTTTCCTTATATAAGTGGTGATTATTTTTCAGAAAAATATCAACCATTTGAGTTAACATTGACGAATGAAACTCTTTTCAAAACGGAAAAGGAGCATTTTAGAAATGAAATTGAATATATTTTTGTAAGTGATGGATTAGGTTCGATTGAAATTAATGGGGCAGTTGTCTCTATTAAAAAAGGTGATTTTATTCAGTTAATGCCGTATCATGTTCACCGATTTATATTTGAAAAGGAAGAATCCATTCAAATTGTTAAAATCCGCTTTTCAATTGGCTTGTTATTATATACGAGCACTAATAAGAAAAACTACTTAAAATTTATTCAATCCCTTGAAAATAGTATTCCCGTGGTTCATTTAAACGAGAGGTTTCAAAGAAGGTTAGCTTTTATTTTTGAAGAGACAATCTTTGATATAAATGAAGGTAAAAAAGGATTAGAAACTCTTTATATTTCACTCATTTCTTTTATTTCTTATGCTTATTATTACCATTATAATCAATTAATTGAAGAAAAAGAAAAGCAGCACTTAGGTGGAAGGATGTTACAGTATATTCAATTTCATCATCAAGAACAGCTAACAATTAATCAAGTAGCTGATGTTTTTTCTTTAGGGCCAGAGGAAGTCAAAGAAATCTTGTATGATTTAACGGGATTTAGTTTTACTCAACTCCTAAATCAAGTTCGAATTAGAAATGCAGTTGCTTTGACACAATTCAACGAGCTTTCAATTAACCAAATAGGAAAAATTTGTGGCTACCAAACAGATAGTGCCTTTTACAAACAGTTTAAGTTGCTCGAGAATAAGACTCCTGAGTGTTATCGTCAAGAAATAAAGGGACAAGAAGATATTCAATCGGATGCATTCGAAATTTTTCTGTTTTTGATGGAATACTTATGTGAGCCGATAACCATTAATGAATTAGCTAAAAAACTCAACTTTTCTGAGAAGAAAATTAATAATCGACTAAAAGAAGCATTTAATCTGAACTTTCATGATTTTTATACTAAACTGAGGATAGTCGCAGCCAGAAATTTATTAATAAGTATGCCACTTAAAGTAGAAGAGGTCGCATTAAAAATGGGATTTCAAGATCGATTGACGTTTTCGAGAAATTTCAAGAAAGTATTTGGTGTAACCCCTTCACAATATAAAAAAACAAAAGAAGAGGATAAAATATTAATATTTTACTAA
- a CDS encoding NAD-dependent epimerase/dehydratase family protein has product MSKIFILGGTGFLGYYTTKELLKNGYEVKTMSLPPMPTKDLLPDGVECSLGNINELSDEEIIALLSDCDGFIYAAGADERTVPKKPAMKFFYEMNVVPTQRLARLSRLAGLKKFVIFNSYFAEFTERLPEFELRKQGYPNNRLLQEQVAFAEGEGEMTVCSIRLPYIFGTMPGREPLWTMFVDQARGKDLFPAPAGGTAMVTVEQVAEAALGALENGKHRGTYPICALNMSYKDFYTMIVEALGQSETTQVPVLTYDQMKPAYEAIDQEADANGVEHGIHMVVSGKLQSIDLFIDPEETRHVLNIQEHDVVESIKETLERCVK; this is encoded by the coding sequence ATGTCTAAAATTTTTATTCTTGGTGGAACTGGTTTTCTTGGCTACTATACAACAAAAGAATTACTAAAGAATGGGTACGAAGTTAAAACCATGTCACTTCCACCAATGCCAACAAAAGATTTACTACCAGATGGTGTTGAGTGTTCCCTAGGAAATATTAACGAACTCTCAGATGAAGAAATTATTGCTCTATTAAGTGATTGCGACGGCTTTATTTACGCAGCTGGCGCAGATGAAAGAACAGTACCTAAAAAGCCTGCAATGAAATTTTTCTATGAAATGAATGTGGTACCTACACAACGTTTAGCGAGACTTTCCCGCTTAGCTGGTTTGAAAAAATTCGTCATTTTCAATTCTTATTTTGCTGAATTTACAGAGAGATTACCTGAATTTGAGCTTCGAAAACAAGGTTATCCGAATAACCGATTACTTCAAGAACAAGTAGCCTTTGCTGAAGGAGAAGGTGAAATGACTGTTTGTTCGATTCGTTTACCTTACATATTCGGTACAATGCCAGGAAGAGAACCTCTTTGGACCATGTTTGTTGATCAAGCAAGAGGTAAAGACCTTTTCCCTGCACCAGCTGGAGGCACTGCTATGGTAACTGTTGAACAAGTTGCAGAAGCAGCACTTGGCGCTTTAGAAAATGGTAAACATAGAGGAACTTATCCTATTTGTGCTCTAAATATGAGCTACAAAGATTTTTACACAATGATTGTCGAAGCCCTTGGACAATCAGAAACAACTCAAGTACCAGTTCTAACTTATGACCAAATGAAACCCGCTTACGAAGCAATTGATCAAGAAGCAGATGCTAACGGGGTTGAACACGGTATTCATATGGTAGTGAGTGGAAAATTACAATCCATTGATTTATTCATTGACCCAGAAGAAACACGCCATGTTTTAAATATCCAAGAACATGATGTTGTTGAAAGTATTAAAGAAACACTAGAGAGATGTGTTAAGTAA
- the cobT gene encoding nicotinate-nucleotide--dimethylbenzimidazole phosphoribosyltransferase, whose translation MTTYTFKPDLALETDLFIKEYIESIESVDKSYKEEARDYCDKLAVPPGALGQVAEVYQRLYEIGKGSVQVDKPGVLVYVSDNGVVQAGVSNNPVITTYQVAENMLEGKATISLLTKHSNSDLEIVDLGCLTDLSSGTTYKISHGTKNFNEEPAMTREQAGQAIIAGIKITEKQIEKGWNIVGTGEMGVGNTTTSAAVISTILGTDIKETIGLGAGLDKAGRMRKEQVITEGALKHQPFRDGLDIASKIGGYDILGIAGTFLACAKHKIPCVIDGVISMAGMLVAQTIEPKIIDIAFASHISMEPGYQKALTHTKLQPLFYLDMRLGEGSGCPFLFQFMETAKFTIENMVDFDKAGLTVDDYVDIRVEN comes from the coding sequence ATGACAACGTATACTTTTAAGCCAGATTTAGCTTTAGAAACAGATTTATTTATTAAAGAATACATCGAATCTATTGAGTCCGTTGATAAAAGTTACAAAGAAGAAGCAAGAGATTATTGTGATAAACTCGCTGTCCCACCTGGAGCGCTAGGTCAAGTAGCGGAAGTTTATCAGAGACTGTATGAAATTGGTAAAGGAAGCGTTCAGGTAGATAAACCTGGAGTATTGGTTTATGTTTCAGATAATGGAGTCGTTCAGGCTGGTGTGAGTAACAATCCAGTCATAACAACTTATCAAGTGGCAGAGAATATGTTAGAAGGTAAAGCAACAATTAGTTTGCTAACAAAACATTCAAATAGTGACCTAGAGATAGTGGATTTAGGTTGTTTGACTGACTTATCATCTGGAACAACATATAAGATTAGTCATGGCACTAAAAATTTCAATGAAGAACCAGCCATGACGAGAGAACAAGCAGGTCAAGCCATAATAGCAGGTATTAAGATTACTGAAAAACAAATAGAAAAAGGTTGGAACATTGTTGGAACTGGAGAAATGGGCGTAGGAAATACAACAACTTCTGCAGCTGTTATCTCAACTATTTTAGGAACCGATATAAAAGAGACAATTGGTTTAGGAGCAGGACTAGACAAAGCAGGAAGAATGAGAAAAGAGCAAGTGATTACAGAAGGAGCACTGAAACACCAACCTTTTAGAGATGGTTTGGATATTGCTAGTAAAATTGGTGGCTACGATATTTTAGGGATAGCAGGTACTTTCTTAGCTTGTGCTAAACATAAAATACCTTGTGTCATTGACGGTGTTATTTCAATGGCAGGAATGTTAGTTGCTCAAACCATTGAACCTAAAATTATTGACATTGCATTTGCTTCTCATATTTCAATGGAACCTGGTTATCAAAAAGCATTGACACATACTAAATTGCAACCACTTTTTTATTTGGATATGCGTTTAGGTGAAGGTTCAGGGTGTCCTTTTCTATTCCAATTTATGGAGACAGCTAAATTTACAATTGAAAACATGGTGGATTTTGATAAGGCTGGGCTAACAGTTGATGATTACGTAGATATAAGAGTTGAGAATTAG
- a CDS encoding HAD-IIB family hydrolase, with product MTKYKAIIFDYDGTLKLANQKRITNSIRSILTQLKKQDFIIFLATGRPHNHCDYLLDEGLVDCIISANGALVANDSTIIDSYNYSTNNIKMIEDFCKDKQIPCTFYTNELLYNGVQNSNLELGLKESMDFKINQLERYNHSVVTQVHLICLFCLTETDIELNNHFSTLKVSRWHPTIVSLLEKDITKMTGILKALSYYNLTISDCIAIGDGSNDIEMINESGLGIAVGFNNQKLISVADLVIPKVDESLLEICAQKRISSSS from the coding sequence ATGACTAAATATAAAGCAATTATCTTTGATTATGATGGTACGCTTAAATTAGCCAATCAAAAAAGAATTACCAACTCAATCCGTTCTATTCTTACTCAATTAAAAAAACAAGATTTTATTATTTTTTTAGCTACTGGACGTCCTCATAATCACTGTGATTACTTACTTGATGAAGGTCTAGTTGATTGCATTATTAGTGCTAATGGCGCATTAGTTGCTAATGATTCAACAATAATCGACTCGTATAATTACTCTACTAACAATATTAAAATGATTGAGGATTTCTGTAAAGATAAACAAATTCCATGTACTTTTTATACAAATGAATTGCTTTATAATGGTGTCCAAAATTCGAATTTAGAACTTGGTTTAAAAGAATCTATGGATTTTAAAATAAATCAGTTAGAGAGATACAATCACTCTGTTGTAACTCAAGTGCATCTTATCTGCCTATTTTGTTTAACTGAAACAGATATAGAACTAAACAACCATTTCTCAACCTTAAAAGTTTCAAGATGGCATCCAACTATTGTTAGTCTCCTCGAAAAAGATATCACAAAAATGACCGGTATTCTAAAAGCATTGTCCTATTACAATTTAACTATAAGTGATTGTATCGCCATTGGTGACGGCAGTAATGATATCGAGATGATTAATGAATCAGGTCTTGGAATTGCTGTTGGTTTTAACAATCAAAAATTGATTTCAGTTGCTGATTTAGTTATTCCTAAAGTGGATGAAAGTTTATTAGAAATTTGCGCACAAAAAAGGATCAGCTCATCAAGCTGA
- a CDS encoding amino acid ABC transporter ATP-binding/permease protein produces MNNVKNTQVIGWLLSFVKPLKLKVTGAILLGMISNLSVVMITFLGTREMLRLIDGNTSTVYRTFWLLILCGVIRGVARYMEQYLNHDIAFSLLADVRSTIFKVLRKLGPARLSGKNSGDMITAITTDVEALEVFFAHTVSPVFIALGTSLILISYFAHISIFIGLILLLGHLFIGIFVPVISYKQHEKTASDYQETFVNLNQAVMENVESIRDVNQFSLENERLADLANVGKNLNQEYQRKLGQSSSIQILSELGVLGTTLVMILVGNFLSLPASEIVLASVLTLSSFGGVLALSGLGNALLSTFASGKRLFSLVNEEQVVTFVETTTPKIELENLSVQDLSFAYEETPIFDSFNLSLPKGKTLGIGGESGKGKSTLLKLMMRYWDPEKGQIKLNDVDLKEFSETELHEIESVMEQRTFIFADTIAQNMTLGKPGVPMTEIKEAAKQAQLSDWIESLPEQYETKIGGTFRSISDGERQRIGLARVFLHDGDLLLFDEPTSSLDYINEQNILKTIEKASEGKTTIIVSHRASTLKIADEILMIE; encoded by the coding sequence ATGAATAACGTTAAAAATACACAAGTCATTGGCTGGTTACTTTCTTTTGTTAAACCTCTAAAATTAAAAGTTACTGGAGCTATTTTGTTAGGAATGATTAGTAATTTATCTGTTGTGATGATTACATTCCTTGGTACAAGAGAAATGTTACGATTAATTGATGGAAACACTTCAACTGTATATCGGACTTTCTGGTTGTTAATCCTCTGTGGTGTTATTCGCGGTGTAGCAAGATATATGGAACAATATTTAAATCATGATATTGCTTTTTCATTACTTGCAGATGTCCGTTCGACGATCTTTAAAGTATTGCGAAAATTAGGGCCAGCTAGATTATCTGGTAAGAATAGTGGAGATATGATTACGGCTATTACAACAGATGTTGAAGCGTTAGAAGTCTTTTTTGCTCACACGGTTTCACCTGTTTTTATTGCGTTAGGCACTTCGCTTATTTTGATAAGTTATTTTGCTCATATTTCAATATTTATAGGTCTTATCTTACTGTTAGGTCATCTCTTTATCGGAATTTTTGTACCAGTGATTAGCTATAAACAACATGAAAAAACAGCCTCAGATTATCAAGAAACTTTTGTTAACTTAAATCAAGCTGTGATGGAAAATGTTGAGAGTATTCGAGATGTTAATCAATTTTCATTGGAAAATGAGCGGTTAGCCGATTTAGCCAATGTTGGTAAAAACTTAAATCAAGAGTATCAACGTAAATTAGGTCAAAGTAGCTCCATTCAAATACTAAGTGAATTAGGGGTTTTAGGAACGACTCTAGTAATGATTTTAGTAGGAAATTTCTTAAGTTTACCTGCTAGTGAAATTGTATTAGCAAGTGTCTTAACATTAAGTTCTTTTGGTGGTGTATTAGCCTTAAGTGGCTTAGGAAATGCGTTGCTGTCAACTTTTGCTAGTGGTAAGCGTCTCTTTAGTCTAGTTAATGAAGAACAAGTGGTAACCTTTGTTGAGACGACAACTCCAAAGATAGAATTAGAAAACCTGAGTGTTCAAGATTTGTCTTTTGCTTATGAAGAAACGCCGATTTTTGATTCATTTAATTTATCTCTTCCAAAAGGAAAAACCTTAGGCATTGGGGGAGAAAGTGGTAAAGGAAAAAGTACTTTATTGAAGTTAATGATGAGATATTGGGATCCTGAAAAAGGACAAATCAAACTGAATGATGTTGATTTAAAAGAATTTAGTGAAACGGAGCTTCATGAAATAGAAAGTGTTATGGAACAAAGAACATTTATTTTTGCTGATACAATTGCACAAAATATGACTCTGGGTAAACCTGGTGTTCCAATGACTGAGATAAAAGAAGCTGCTAAACAGGCTCAGTTGTCTGATTGGATAGAAAGTTTACCGGAGCAATATGAAACTAAAATTGGTGGTACTTTCAGAAGTATTTCAGATGGCGAAAGACAACGAATTGGTTTAGCTCGCGTCTTTTTACATGATGGTGATTTATTACTTTTTGACGAACCAACTAGTAGTTTAGACTACATCAATGAGCAAAATATTTTAAAAACAATTGAAAAAGCGAGTGAAGGAAAAACAACTATTATTGTTTCTCATAGAGCGTCAACTTTGAAAATTGCAGATGAAATATTAATGATTGAATAA
- a CDS encoding ABC transporter ATP-binding protein/permease: MIDKRLFKLVDSRSLVWLVLSKVMMLLFSIWLWLTIAAELTFLLENQTLKSPVYLMSVVVVAFICKSFFIKRIETFTYKSSAELRLSFRESVMKKAFKLGSDNRNQLPLTKLSQLMVDGVEQLEIYYARFLPQLFYCGISSVIIFIVLANYSIKPAIALLICMPMIPIVIMVIMKIAKRILKRYWDDYTDLGVRFHENLMGLSVLKAFDQDKEKQKIVEKDAEVFRKSTMALLSMQLNSITVMDIISYGGAGLSIGLALLNFSNGTISIMGLLMFILLSAEFFIPMRQLGSLFHVAMNGISASDELFSYLELEEPEYGEQNQLKLQEIKEIICEEVGFIYDTSSSFSANDINVTLKQGTFTAVIGKSGSGKSTLVKLLSGELKNTAGHIYWNEEKMSIFSRSLIEEHMMVINNHSYLYGTTIRENLLLGNPSATGEMLWGVLKQVRLEEFVKSQAKELDTPLTENGQNLSGGQRQRLILARALLKKCDFYIFDEITSGIDIESENYILEVIKDLAKHSIVLFISHRLYNVVDADHLLVMEAGHVVEQGSPNDLVTSSTYFKTYFEEEKMLQEVLDNE, translated from the coding sequence ATGATAGATAAGCGTTTATTTAAACTTGTCGATAGTCGTTCTTTAGTCTGGCTTGTACTGTCTAAAGTCATGATGCTTCTATTTTCGATTTGGTTATGGCTTACAATTGCCGCAGAACTGACTTTTTTACTTGAAAATCAAACATTGAAAAGCCCAGTTTATTTAATGAGTGTGGTCGTTGTTGCCTTTATCTGTAAAAGTTTTTTTATTAAGCGTATTGAAACGTTTACTTATAAATCATCTGCTGAATTACGTCTATCTTTTAGAGAGTCAGTGATGAAAAAAGCATTTAAATTAGGAAGTGACAATCGAAATCAATTGCCACTAACTAAGTTATCTCAATTAATGGTTGATGGGGTAGAGCAATTAGAAATTTACTATGCTCGTTTTTTACCTCAACTTTTTTATTGTGGTATATCTTCTGTTATTATTTTTATTGTTTTAGCTAATTATTCAATAAAACCGGCGATTGCGTTACTTATTTGTATGCCAATGATTCCGATTGTGATTATGGTTATTATGAAAATTGCCAAAAGAATTTTAAAGCGTTATTGGGATGATTACACTGATTTAGGTGTTAGATTTCATGAAAATTTGATGGGATTAAGTGTGTTGAAAGCCTTTGATCAAGATAAGGAAAAACAAAAAATAGTTGAAAAAGATGCTGAAGTTTTTAGAAAATCAACGATGGCGTTACTTTCGATGCAATTAAATTCTATTACAGTGATGGATATTATTTCATATGGCGGTGCTGGGCTAAGTATTGGTTTAGCACTTTTAAATTTCTCGAATGGAACTATCTCAATCATGGGATTATTGATGTTTATTTTGCTGAGTGCTGAATTTTTTATTCCGATGCGTCAGCTAGGTTCGCTGTTCCATGTCGCAATGAATGGTATTAGTGCTAGTGATGAATTGTTTAGCTACCTTGAGTTAGAGGAGCCTGAGTACGGAGAGCAAAATCAATTGAAACTTCAAGAGATAAAAGAAATTATTTGCGAAGAGGTAGGGTTCATTTATGACACATCAAGTTCATTTTCAGCTAACGATATTAATGTAACTTTAAAGCAAGGGACTTTTACAGCAGTAATCGGGAAATCTGGCTCTGGGAAAAGTACACTTGTGAAGCTGTTGTCGGGAGAATTAAAAAATACAGCTGGTCACATCTATTGGAATGAAGAGAAGATGTCTATTTTTAGTCGTTCGTTAATTGAAGAGCATATGATGGTTATTAATAATCATAGTTATTTATATGGAACGACAATTAGGGAGAATCTTCTGTTAGGTAATCCGTCTGCAACGGGAGAAATGCTGTGGGGTGTATTAAAACAAGTAAGATTAGAAGAATTTGTTAAGAGCCAAGCAAAAGAACTAGATACGCCGTTAACTGAAAATGGACAGAATCTTTCGGGCGGACAAAGACAACGATTAATTTTAGCAAGAGCTTTGCTGAAAAAATGTGATTTTTATATATTTGATGAAATTACATCAGGTATTGATATTGAAAGTGAAAACTATATTTTAGAAGTTATCAAAGACTTAGCTAAACATTCGATTGTTTTGTTTATCTCACATCGTCTTTACAATGTGGTTGATGCAGATCATCTACTAGTCATGGAAGCAGGTCACGTGGTTGAGCAAGGTTCTCCAAACGACTTAGTTACTTCGTCTACTTACTTTAAAACTTATTTTGAAGAAGAGAAAATGCTTCAGGAGGTGTTGGACAATGAATAA
- a CDS encoding YbaN family protein: protein MNKLKKSLFIILGGISFGLGTLGLSLPFIPTVPFYMLTSFLWLRSSEKLYGKFVQSKYYQKYVQEMIINKEMTTKGLVRLFGMILVVFLIPGILVDNLVMRVSLVIVYVLHVIFLTYYFKSKKRKSNKVKVEESYDR, encoded by the coding sequence ATGAATAAATTGAAAAAAAGCCTATTTATTATTTTAGGTGGTATATCGTTTGGTCTTGGGACCCTAGGTTTAAGCTTACCGTTTATTCCGACAGTGCCTTTTTATATGCTAACAAGTTTCTTGTGGCTAAGAAGTTCTGAGAAGTTATATGGAAAGTTTGTGCAGTCTAAATATTATCAAAAATATGTGCAAGAAATGATTATCAATAAGGAAATGACAACTAAGGGGCTAGTTCGCTTATTTGGTATGATTTTGGTTGTCTTTTTGATACCAGGTATTCTAGTTGATAATTTGGTCATGCGTGTCTCTTTAGTGATTGTGTATGTCCTACACGTTATCTTTTTGACTTATTATTTTAAGAGTAAGAAAAGAAAAAGTAATAAAGTGAAAGTCGAGGAGAGCTATGATAGATAA
- a CDS encoding DUF2785 domain-containing protein: protein MKDQLSLKLNNKEFSFSNEETHWLLTNIGNENPEIRDYLVFSLFAQGIRTGGFTEEQFRLISETTISKNLIFYQLNNHLPETLTRSFSALLNGLIIEADGKTDSPYYHLLNEKNREYFFESAIAYFYKETDTCGFSEEYGWVHGFAHGADFLSQVVAHDLFPKERLVEVLEAVQFVMFNLESPFIEGEDRRIAHILYSSLSKVENSQEVIYEWISGLDFPLIENKDFYRLAMFENMLASLYFHSLETDILEKDLKELMLSYLKNY, encoded by the coding sequence ATGAAAGATCAATTATCACTTAAGCTGAATAATAAAGAATTTTCGTTCTCTAATGAGGAAACACATTGGTTGCTGACTAATATTGGAAATGAAAACCCTGAGATACGTGATTATTTGGTATTTAGTTTGTTTGCTCAAGGGATAAGAACAGGTGGATTTACTGAAGAACAGTTTCGTTTGATAAGTGAAACAACCATTTCTAAAAACCTAATTTTTTATCAATTAAACAATCATTTGCCAGAAACTCTTACGAGAAGCTTTTCAGCTCTTTTAAATGGGTTGATTATTGAGGCTGATGGCAAGACAGATTCTCCTTACTACCATTTGCTAAATGAAAAGAATCGTGAATATTTTTTTGAATCAGCCATTGCTTATTTCTATAAAGAGACTGATACATGCGGATTTTCAGAAGAGTATGGTTGGGTTCACGGATTTGCTCACGGAGCGGATTTTTTAAGTCAAGTAGTTGCTCATGATTTATTCCCTAAAGAAAGATTAGTGGAAGTCCTTGAAGCCGTTCAGTTTGTTATGTTCAATCTCGAATCACCATTTATTGAGGGTGAGGATAGAAGGATTGCTCATATTCTTTATTCAAGTCTTAGTAAGGTAGAAAATTCTCAAGAGGTCATCTATGAATGGATAAGCGGGCTAGATTTTCCGTTAATCGAAAACAAAGATTTTTACCGTCTAGCGATGTTTGAAAATATGTTAGCCTCTCTTTATTTTCACTCATTAGAAACTGACATTTTGGAAAAAGATTTAAAAGAATTGATGCTTTCTTATTTAAAAAACTACTAA
- a CDS encoding GNAT family N-acetyltransferase: protein MIKLNKMIASDYDKYIKIAIPDYAEDKIKSGAWKKEEALKLSEQTFLEGLPERQETENEFLFCISLENETIGYVWFHFNDKESTTAFIYDFLILEEYQNQGYGSKAMSCIEEAAHEAGAKKLGLHVFAHNKRAVHVYEKSGFEFTDFSMAKDL, encoded by the coding sequence ATGATAAAATTGAATAAAATGATTGCATCAGATTACGATAAATATATTAAGATTGCTATTCCAGATTATGCTGAGGATAAGATTAAGTCAGGTGCATGGAAGAAAGAGGAAGCTCTGAAGTTGTCAGAGCAAACTTTTTTAGAAGGATTGCCAGAAAGACAAGAGACTGAAAATGAGTTTTTATTCTGTATTTCCTTAGAGAATGAAACAATTGGCTATGTTTGGTTTCATTTTAATGATAAAGAAAGTACAACGGCTTTTATTTATGATTTCTTAATTTTAGAAGAATATCAAAATCAAGGATATGGCTCTAAAGCGATGAGTTGTATTGAAGAGGCTGCTCATGAAGCTGGTGCTAAAAAATTAGGACTACATGTATTTGCTCACAACAAACGAGCTGTTCATGTTTATGAGAAAAGTGGATTTGAATTTACTGATTTTAGTATGGCAAAAGATTTATAA